One genomic region from Streptomyces sp. Li-HN-5-11 encodes:
- a CDS encoding enoyl-CoA hydratase/isomerase family protein gives MESPFRLIDIDRSAPPPPVHDQVFVGVADRPRDVTGDFDVLLTAEPDARRPWVSCADPHAAARHIRDTVARQPAASVALVQVLRMGRALPPSDRLLVESLAYSALQGGAGFRDWLAVARPGTPRPTVEPVRLRRDGDRLTVVLERPWVRNAFDAATRDALCEALEVAVADPSITRVDLCGAGPAFCSGGDLTEFGSSRDTAEAHLVRVRRSPAGLLLRCGRKVTARLHGACVGAGIELAAFAGRVAATPDTAIRLPEIGMGLIPGAGGTVSLPARIGRERTAYLALSGGVLTAAEALRWGLVDEITQTPPEPAPRTPTAMGVTERRSRI, from the coding sequence ATGGAATCACCCTTTCGCCTGATCGACATCGACCGCTCAGCGCCGCCCCCACCGGTCCACGACCAGGTGTTCGTGGGTGTGGCGGACCGACCGAGGGATGTCACCGGGGACTTCGACGTCCTGCTGACCGCGGAGCCCGACGCACGGCGGCCATGGGTGTCGTGCGCCGACCCGCACGCCGCCGCCCGGCACATTCGGGACACCGTCGCCCGGCAACCGGCCGCGTCCGTCGCACTGGTCCAGGTACTCCGCATGGGGCGCGCGCTCCCACCCTCCGACCGGCTGCTGGTCGAGTCCCTCGCCTACTCGGCCCTCCAGGGTGGTGCGGGCTTCCGCGACTGGCTGGCCGTTGCCCGCCCCGGCACCCCCCGCCCCACGGTCGAACCGGTCCGGCTCCGGCGCGACGGCGACCGCCTGACCGTCGTACTGGAGCGGCCCTGGGTGCGCAACGCCTTCGACGCGGCCACGCGGGACGCCCTGTGCGAGGCTCTCGAGGTCGCGGTGGCCGATCCGTCGATCACCCGGGTCGACCTGTGCGGCGCCGGGCCCGCTTTCTGCAGCGGGGGCGACCTCACCGAGTTCGGCAGCTCGCGGGACACGGCCGAGGCGCACCTCGTGCGGGTGCGTCGCAGCCCGGCGGGACTTCTTCTGCGGTGCGGCCGCAAGGTGACGGCCCGTCTGCACGGCGCCTGCGTCGGCGCGGGCATCGAACTGGCCGCCTTCGCGGGCCGGGTGGCGGCCACCCCGGACACGGCGATCCGGCTGCCGGAGATCGGGATGGGACTGATCCCCGGCGCGGGCGGCACGGTGAGCCTCCCCGCCCGCATCGGCCGCGAACGCACCGCCTACCTCGCCCTGTCCGGTGGCGTGCTGACCGCAGCGGAGGCACTGCGCTGGGGTCTGGTCGACGAGATCACGCAAACGCCGCCGGAGCCTGCCCCGCGCACGCCGACCGCGATGGGCGTCACCGAAAGGCGCTCGAGAATATAA